In Balaenoptera acutorostrata chromosome 19, mBalAcu1.1, whole genome shotgun sequence, the following proteins share a genomic window:
- the DYRK1B gene encoding dual specificity tyrosine-phosphorylation-regulated kinase 1B isoform X4: MAVPPGHGPFSGFPGPQEHTQVLPDGRLLPRRLPLAFRDATSAPLRKLSVDLIKTYKHINEVYYAKKKRRAQQVPPQDSSTKKEKKVLNHGYDDDNHDYIVRSGERWLERYEIDSLIGKGSFGQVVKAYDHQTQELVAIKIIKNKKAFLNQAQIELRLLELMNQHDTEMKYYIVHLKRHFMFRNHLCLVFELLSYNLYDLLRNTHFRGVSLNLTRKLAQQLCTALLFLATPELSIIHCDLKPENILLCNPKRSAIKIVDFGSSCQLGQRIYQYIQSRFYRSPEVLLGTPYDLAIDMWSLGCILVEMHTGEPLFSGSNEVDQMNRIVEVLGIPPAPMLDQAPKARKYFERLPGGGWTLRRTKELRKDYQGPGTRRLQEVLGVQTGGPGGRRAGEPGHSPADYLRFQDLVLRMLEYEPAARISPLGALQHGFFRRTADEATNTGPAGSSASTSPAPLDTCPSSSTASSISSSGGSSGSSSDNRTYRYSNRYCGGPGPPIADCEMNSPQVPPSQPLRPWAGGDVPHKTHPAPASASSLPGAGAQLPPPPRCLGRPLSPTSPPPPELMDVSLVGGPPDCSQPHPAPAPQHPAASALRTRMTGGRPPLPPPDDPASLGPHLGLCGIPQSTAASS; the protein is encoded by the exons ATGGCCGTCCCACCGGGCCATGGTCCCTTCTCTGGCTTCCCGGGGCCCCAGGAGCACACGCAG GTATTGCCTGATGGGCGGCTACTGCCGCGGAGGCTGCCCCTGGCCTTCCGAGACGCGACCTCAGCCCCGCTGCGCAAGCTCTCCGTGGACCTCATCAAGACCTACAAGCACATCAAtgag GTATACTATGCGAAGAAGAAGCGGCGGGCCCAGCAGGTGCCACCTCAGGACTCGAGCaccaagaaggagaaaaaggtcCTGAACCACGGTTATGACGATGACAACCATGACTACATCGTGCGCAGTGGCGAGCGCTGGCTGGAGCGCTATGAGATTGACTCGCTCATTGGCAAAGGCTCCTTTGGCCAG GTGGTGAAAGCCTATGATCATCAGACCCAGGAGCTGGTGGCCATCAAGATCATCAAGAACAAAAAGGCCTTCCTGAACCAGGCCCAGATTGAGCTGCGGCTGCTGGAGCTGATGAACCAGCATGACACAGAGATGAAGTACTATATAG TGCACCTGAAGCGGCACTTCATGTTCCGGAACCACCTGTGCCTGGTGTTCGAGCTGCTTTCCTACAACCTATACGACCTCCTGCGCAACACGCATTTCCGTGGCGTCTCGCTGAACCTGACGCGGAAGCTAGCGCAGCAGCTCTGCACAGCGCTGCTCTTCCTGGCCACGCCCGAGCTCAGCATCATTCACTGCGACCTCAAGCCCGAGAACATCCTGCTCTGCAACCCCAAGCGCAGCGCCATCAAAATCGTGGACTTCGGCAGCTCCTGCCAGCTTGGCCAGCGG atCTACCAGTACATCCAGAGCCGTTTCTACCGTTCTCCCGAGGTGCTCCTGGGCACACCCTACGACTTGGCCATTGACATGTGGTCCCTGGGCTGCATCCTGGTGGAGATGCACACTGGAGAGCCCCTCTTCAGTGGCTCCAACGAG GTGGACCAGATGAACCGGATTGTGGAGGTGCTGGGCATCCCACCAGCCCCCATGCTGGACCAGGCACCCAAGGCTCGAAAGTACTTTGAGCGGCTGCCTGGGGGTGGCTGGACCCTGCGAAGGACAAAGGAACTCAGGAAG GATTACCAGGGCCCCGGGACACGGCGGCTGCAGGAGGTGCTGGGCGTGCAGACGGGCGGGCCCGGGGGCCGGCGGGCGGGGGAGCCGGGCCACAGCCCCGCCGACTACCTCCGCTTCCAGGACCTGGTGCTGCGCATGCTGGAGTATGAGCCCGCCGCCCGCATCAGCCCACTGGGGGCTCTGCAGCACGGCTTCTTCCGCCGCACGGCTGATGAGGCCACCAACACGGGCCCGGCAGGCAGCAGTGCCTCCACCTCGCCCGCGCCCCTCGATACCTGCCCCTCTTCCAGCACCGCCAGCTCCATCTCCAGCTCTG GAGGCTCCAGTGGCTCCTCCAGTGACAACCGGACCTACCGCTATAGCAACCGATATTGTGGGGGCCCTGGGCCCCCCATCGCTGACTGTGAGATGAACAGCCCCCAG GTCCCGCCCTCCCAGCCACTGCGCCCCTGGGCAGGGGGTGATGTGCCGCACAAGACACATCCGGCCCCTGCCTCCGCCTCGTCACTGCCAGGGGCCGGGGCCCAGTTACCCCCTCCACCCCGATGCCTCGGCCGTCCCCTGTCACCAACCTCGCCACCACCCCCGGAGCTGATGGATGTGAGCCTGGTGGGCGGCCCTCCGGACTGCTCCCAGCCTCACCCAGCGCCTGCCCCCCAGCACCCGGCTGCCTCAGCCCTCCGGACTCGGATGACAGGAGGTcgtccacccctcccaccccctgatGACCCTGCCTCTCTGGGGCCTCACTTGGGCCTCTGTGGTATACCCCAGAGCACGGCAGCCAGCTCAtga
- the DYRK1B gene encoding dual specificity tyrosine-phosphorylation-regulated kinase 1B isoform X2 → MLAARPPHWGPHRAPAPRGRASPDPGLSGGGSRGAGCEKAPPGRAPAPGLTPLRPSEPTMAVPPGHGPFSGFPGPQEHTQVLPDGRLLPRRLPLAFRDATSAPLRKLSVDLIKTYKHINEVYYAKKKRRAQQVPPQDSSTKKEKKVLNHGYDDDNHDYIVRSGERWLERYEIDSLIGKGSFGQVVKAYDHQTQELVAIKIIKNKKAFLNQAQIELRLLELMNQHDTEMKYYIVHLKRHFMFRNHLCLVFELLSYNLYDLLRNTHFRGVSLNLTRKLAQQLCTALLFLATPELSIIHCDLKPENILLCNPKRSAIKIVDFGSSCQLGQRIYQYIQSRFYRSPEVLLGTPYDLAIDMWSLGCILVEMHTGEPLFSGSNEVDQMNRIVEVLGIPPAPMLDQAPKARKYFERLPGGGWTLRRTKELRKDYQGPGTRRLQEDLVLRMLEYEPAARISPLGALQHGFFRRTADEATNTGPAGSSASTSPAPLDTCPSSSTASSISSSGGSSGSSSDNRTYRYSNRYCGGPGPPIADCEMNSPQVPPSQPLRPWAGGDVPHKTHPAPASASSLPGAGAQLPPPPRCLGRPLSPTSPPPPELMDVSLVGGPPDCSQPHPAPAPQHPAASALRTRMTGGRPPLPPPDDPASLGPHLGLCGIPQSTAASS, encoded by the exons ATGCTGGCCGCTCGCCCACCCCACTGGGGGCCCCACCGCGCCCCAGCCCCCCGTGGGCGCGCCAGCCCCGACCCGG GTCTCAGCGGCGGTGGCAGCCGAGGTGCAGGATGCGAGAAGGCGCCCCCCGGCCGGGCTCCCGCTCCAGGCCTCACTCCCCTGCGGCCCTCTGAGCCCACCATGGCCGTCCCACCGGGCCATGGTCCCTTCTCTGGCTTCCCGGGGCCCCAGGAGCACACGCAG GTATTGCCTGATGGGCGGCTACTGCCGCGGAGGCTGCCCCTGGCCTTCCGAGACGCGACCTCAGCCCCGCTGCGCAAGCTCTCCGTGGACCTCATCAAGACCTACAAGCACATCAAtgag GTATACTATGCGAAGAAGAAGCGGCGGGCCCAGCAGGTGCCACCTCAGGACTCGAGCaccaagaaggagaaaaaggtcCTGAACCACGGTTATGACGATGACAACCATGACTACATCGTGCGCAGTGGCGAGCGCTGGCTGGAGCGCTATGAGATTGACTCGCTCATTGGCAAAGGCTCCTTTGGCCAG GTGGTGAAAGCCTATGATCATCAGACCCAGGAGCTGGTGGCCATCAAGATCATCAAGAACAAAAAGGCCTTCCTGAACCAGGCCCAGATTGAGCTGCGGCTGCTGGAGCTGATGAACCAGCATGACACAGAGATGAAGTACTATATAG TGCACCTGAAGCGGCACTTCATGTTCCGGAACCACCTGTGCCTGGTGTTCGAGCTGCTTTCCTACAACCTATACGACCTCCTGCGCAACACGCATTTCCGTGGCGTCTCGCTGAACCTGACGCGGAAGCTAGCGCAGCAGCTCTGCACAGCGCTGCTCTTCCTGGCCACGCCCGAGCTCAGCATCATTCACTGCGACCTCAAGCCCGAGAACATCCTGCTCTGCAACCCCAAGCGCAGCGCCATCAAAATCGTGGACTTCGGCAGCTCCTGCCAGCTTGGCCAGCGG atCTACCAGTACATCCAGAGCCGTTTCTACCGTTCTCCCGAGGTGCTCCTGGGCACACCCTACGACTTGGCCATTGACATGTGGTCCCTGGGCTGCATCCTGGTGGAGATGCACACTGGAGAGCCCCTCTTCAGTGGCTCCAACGAG GTGGACCAGATGAACCGGATTGTGGAGGTGCTGGGCATCCCACCAGCCCCCATGCTGGACCAGGCACCCAAGGCTCGAAAGTACTTTGAGCGGCTGCCTGGGGGTGGCTGGACCCTGCGAAGGACAAAGGAACTCAGGAAG GATTACCAGGGCCCCGGGACACGGCGGCTGCAGGAG GACCTGGTGCTGCGCATGCTGGAGTATGAGCCCGCCGCCCGCATCAGCCCACTGGGGGCTCTGCAGCACGGCTTCTTCCGCCGCACGGCTGATGAGGCCACCAACACGGGCCCGGCAGGCAGCAGTGCCTCCACCTCGCCCGCGCCCCTCGATACCTGCCCCTCTTCCAGCACCGCCAGCTCCATCTCCAGCTCTG GAGGCTCCAGTGGCTCCTCCAGTGACAACCGGACCTACCGCTATAGCAACCGATATTGTGGGGGCCCTGGGCCCCCCATCGCTGACTGTGAGATGAACAGCCCCCAG GTCCCGCCCTCCCAGCCACTGCGCCCCTGGGCAGGGGGTGATGTGCCGCACAAGACACATCCGGCCCCTGCCTCCGCCTCGTCACTGCCAGGGGCCGGGGCCCAGTTACCCCCTCCACCCCGATGCCTCGGCCGTCCCCTGTCACCAACCTCGCCACCACCCCCGGAGCTGATGGATGTGAGCCTGGTGGGCGGCCCTCCGGACTGCTCCCAGCCTCACCCAGCGCCTGCCCCCCAGCACCCGGCTGCCTCAGCCCTCCGGACTCGGATGACAGGAGGTcgtccacccctcccaccccctgatGACCCTGCCTCTCTGGGGCCTCACTTGGGCCTCTGTGGTATACCCCAGAGCACGGCAGCCAGCTCAtga
- the DYRK1B gene encoding dual specificity tyrosine-phosphorylation-regulated kinase 1B isoform X1: MLAARPPHWGPHRAPAPRGRASPDPGLSGGGSRGAGCEKAPPGRAPAPGLTPLRPSEPTMAVPPGHGPFSGFPGPQEHTQVLPDGRLLPRRLPLAFRDATSAPLRKLSVDLIKTYKHINEVYYAKKKRRAQQVPPQDSSTKKEKKVLNHGYDDDNHDYIVRSGERWLERYEIDSLIGKGSFGQVVKAYDHQTQELVAIKIIKNKKAFLNQAQIELRLLELMNQHDTEMKYYIVHLKRHFMFRNHLCLVFELLSYNLYDLLRNTHFRGVSLNLTRKLAQQLCTALLFLATPELSIIHCDLKPENILLCNPKRSAIKIVDFGSSCQLGQRIYQYIQSRFYRSPEVLLGTPYDLAIDMWSLGCILVEMHTGEPLFSGSNEVDQMNRIVEVLGIPPAPMLDQAPKARKYFERLPGGGWTLRRTKELRKDYQGPGTRRLQEVLGVQTGGPGGRRAGEPGHSPADYLRFQDLVLRMLEYEPAARISPLGALQHGFFRRTADEATNTGPAGSSASTSPAPLDTCPSSSTASSISSSGGSSGSSSDNRTYRYSNRYCGGPGPPIADCEMNSPQVPPSQPLRPWAGGDVPHKTHPAPASASSLPGAGAQLPPPPRCLGRPLSPTSPPPPELMDVSLVGGPPDCSQPHPAPAPQHPAASALRTRMTGGRPPLPPPDDPASLGPHLGLCGIPQSTAASS; the protein is encoded by the exons ATGCTGGCCGCTCGCCCACCCCACTGGGGGCCCCACCGCGCCCCAGCCCCCCGTGGGCGCGCCAGCCCCGACCCGG GTCTCAGCGGCGGTGGCAGCCGAGGTGCAGGATGCGAGAAGGCGCCCCCCGGCCGGGCTCCCGCTCCAGGCCTCACTCCCCTGCGGCCCTCTGAGCCCACCATGGCCGTCCCACCGGGCCATGGTCCCTTCTCTGGCTTCCCGGGGCCCCAGGAGCACACGCAG GTATTGCCTGATGGGCGGCTACTGCCGCGGAGGCTGCCCCTGGCCTTCCGAGACGCGACCTCAGCCCCGCTGCGCAAGCTCTCCGTGGACCTCATCAAGACCTACAAGCACATCAAtgag GTATACTATGCGAAGAAGAAGCGGCGGGCCCAGCAGGTGCCACCTCAGGACTCGAGCaccaagaaggagaaaaaggtcCTGAACCACGGTTATGACGATGACAACCATGACTACATCGTGCGCAGTGGCGAGCGCTGGCTGGAGCGCTATGAGATTGACTCGCTCATTGGCAAAGGCTCCTTTGGCCAG GTGGTGAAAGCCTATGATCATCAGACCCAGGAGCTGGTGGCCATCAAGATCATCAAGAACAAAAAGGCCTTCCTGAACCAGGCCCAGATTGAGCTGCGGCTGCTGGAGCTGATGAACCAGCATGACACAGAGATGAAGTACTATATAG TGCACCTGAAGCGGCACTTCATGTTCCGGAACCACCTGTGCCTGGTGTTCGAGCTGCTTTCCTACAACCTATACGACCTCCTGCGCAACACGCATTTCCGTGGCGTCTCGCTGAACCTGACGCGGAAGCTAGCGCAGCAGCTCTGCACAGCGCTGCTCTTCCTGGCCACGCCCGAGCTCAGCATCATTCACTGCGACCTCAAGCCCGAGAACATCCTGCTCTGCAACCCCAAGCGCAGCGCCATCAAAATCGTGGACTTCGGCAGCTCCTGCCAGCTTGGCCAGCGG atCTACCAGTACATCCAGAGCCGTTTCTACCGTTCTCCCGAGGTGCTCCTGGGCACACCCTACGACTTGGCCATTGACATGTGGTCCCTGGGCTGCATCCTGGTGGAGATGCACACTGGAGAGCCCCTCTTCAGTGGCTCCAACGAG GTGGACCAGATGAACCGGATTGTGGAGGTGCTGGGCATCCCACCAGCCCCCATGCTGGACCAGGCACCCAAGGCTCGAAAGTACTTTGAGCGGCTGCCTGGGGGTGGCTGGACCCTGCGAAGGACAAAGGAACTCAGGAAG GATTACCAGGGCCCCGGGACACGGCGGCTGCAGGAGGTGCTGGGCGTGCAGACGGGCGGGCCCGGGGGCCGGCGGGCGGGGGAGCCGGGCCACAGCCCCGCCGACTACCTCCGCTTCCAGGACCTGGTGCTGCGCATGCTGGAGTATGAGCCCGCCGCCCGCATCAGCCCACTGGGGGCTCTGCAGCACGGCTTCTTCCGCCGCACGGCTGATGAGGCCACCAACACGGGCCCGGCAGGCAGCAGTGCCTCCACCTCGCCCGCGCCCCTCGATACCTGCCCCTCTTCCAGCACCGCCAGCTCCATCTCCAGCTCTG GAGGCTCCAGTGGCTCCTCCAGTGACAACCGGACCTACCGCTATAGCAACCGATATTGTGGGGGCCCTGGGCCCCCCATCGCTGACTGTGAGATGAACAGCCCCCAG GTCCCGCCCTCCCAGCCACTGCGCCCCTGGGCAGGGGGTGATGTGCCGCACAAGACACATCCGGCCCCTGCCTCCGCCTCGTCACTGCCAGGGGCCGGGGCCCAGTTACCCCCTCCACCCCGATGCCTCGGCCGTCCCCTGTCACCAACCTCGCCACCACCCCCGGAGCTGATGGATGTGAGCCTGGTGGGCGGCCCTCCGGACTGCTCCCAGCCTCACCCAGCGCCTGCCCCCCAGCACCCGGCTGCCTCAGCCCTCCGGACTCGGATGACAGGAGGTcgtccacccctcccaccccctgatGACCCTGCCTCTCTGGGGCCTCACTTGGGCCTCTGTGGTATACCCCAGAGCACGGCAGCCAGCTCAtga
- the DYRK1B gene encoding dual specificity tyrosine-phosphorylation-regulated kinase 1B isoform X3 gives MLAARPPHWGPHRAPAPRGRASPDPGLSGGGSRGAGCEKAPPGRAPAPGLTPLRPSEPTMAVPPGHGPFSGFPGPQEHTQVLPDGRLLPRRLPLAFRDATSAPLRKLSVDLIKTYKHINEVYYAKKKRRAQQVPPQDSSTKKEKKVLNHGYDDDNHDYIVRSGERWLERYEIDSLIGKGSFGQVVKAYDHQTQELVAIKIIKNKKAFLNQAQIELRLLELMNQHDTEMKYYIVHLKRHFMFRNHLCLVFELLSYNLYDLLRNTHFRGVSLNLTRKLAQQLCTALLFLATPELSIIHCDLKPENILLCNPKRSAIKIVDFGSSCQLGQRIYQYIQSRFYRSPEVLLGTPYDLAIDMWSLGCILVEMHTGEPLFSGSNEVDQMNRIVEVLGIPPAPMLDQAPKARKYFERLPGGGWTLRRTKELRKDLVLRMLEYEPAARISPLGALQHGFFRRTADEATNTGPAGSSASTSPAPLDTCPSSSTASSISSSGGSSGSSSDNRTYRYSNRYCGGPGPPIADCEMNSPQVPPSQPLRPWAGGDVPHKTHPAPASASSLPGAGAQLPPPPRCLGRPLSPTSPPPPELMDVSLVGGPPDCSQPHPAPAPQHPAASALRTRMTGGRPPLPPPDDPASLGPHLGLCGIPQSTAASS, from the exons ATGCTGGCCGCTCGCCCACCCCACTGGGGGCCCCACCGCGCCCCAGCCCCCCGTGGGCGCGCCAGCCCCGACCCGG GTCTCAGCGGCGGTGGCAGCCGAGGTGCAGGATGCGAGAAGGCGCCCCCCGGCCGGGCTCCCGCTCCAGGCCTCACTCCCCTGCGGCCCTCTGAGCCCACCATGGCCGTCCCACCGGGCCATGGTCCCTTCTCTGGCTTCCCGGGGCCCCAGGAGCACACGCAG GTATTGCCTGATGGGCGGCTACTGCCGCGGAGGCTGCCCCTGGCCTTCCGAGACGCGACCTCAGCCCCGCTGCGCAAGCTCTCCGTGGACCTCATCAAGACCTACAAGCACATCAAtgag GTATACTATGCGAAGAAGAAGCGGCGGGCCCAGCAGGTGCCACCTCAGGACTCGAGCaccaagaaggagaaaaaggtcCTGAACCACGGTTATGACGATGACAACCATGACTACATCGTGCGCAGTGGCGAGCGCTGGCTGGAGCGCTATGAGATTGACTCGCTCATTGGCAAAGGCTCCTTTGGCCAG GTGGTGAAAGCCTATGATCATCAGACCCAGGAGCTGGTGGCCATCAAGATCATCAAGAACAAAAAGGCCTTCCTGAACCAGGCCCAGATTGAGCTGCGGCTGCTGGAGCTGATGAACCAGCATGACACAGAGATGAAGTACTATATAG TGCACCTGAAGCGGCACTTCATGTTCCGGAACCACCTGTGCCTGGTGTTCGAGCTGCTTTCCTACAACCTATACGACCTCCTGCGCAACACGCATTTCCGTGGCGTCTCGCTGAACCTGACGCGGAAGCTAGCGCAGCAGCTCTGCACAGCGCTGCTCTTCCTGGCCACGCCCGAGCTCAGCATCATTCACTGCGACCTCAAGCCCGAGAACATCCTGCTCTGCAACCCCAAGCGCAGCGCCATCAAAATCGTGGACTTCGGCAGCTCCTGCCAGCTTGGCCAGCGG atCTACCAGTACATCCAGAGCCGTTTCTACCGTTCTCCCGAGGTGCTCCTGGGCACACCCTACGACTTGGCCATTGACATGTGGTCCCTGGGCTGCATCCTGGTGGAGATGCACACTGGAGAGCCCCTCTTCAGTGGCTCCAACGAG GTGGACCAGATGAACCGGATTGTGGAGGTGCTGGGCATCCCACCAGCCCCCATGCTGGACCAGGCACCCAAGGCTCGAAAGTACTTTGAGCGGCTGCCTGGGGGTGGCTGGACCCTGCGAAGGACAAAGGAACTCAGGAAG GACCTGGTGCTGCGCATGCTGGAGTATGAGCCCGCCGCCCGCATCAGCCCACTGGGGGCTCTGCAGCACGGCTTCTTCCGCCGCACGGCTGATGAGGCCACCAACACGGGCCCGGCAGGCAGCAGTGCCTCCACCTCGCCCGCGCCCCTCGATACCTGCCCCTCTTCCAGCACCGCCAGCTCCATCTCCAGCTCTG GAGGCTCCAGTGGCTCCTCCAGTGACAACCGGACCTACCGCTATAGCAACCGATATTGTGGGGGCCCTGGGCCCCCCATCGCTGACTGTGAGATGAACAGCCCCCAG GTCCCGCCCTCCCAGCCACTGCGCCCCTGGGCAGGGGGTGATGTGCCGCACAAGACACATCCGGCCCCTGCCTCCGCCTCGTCACTGCCAGGGGCCGGGGCCCAGTTACCCCCTCCACCCCGATGCCTCGGCCGTCCCCTGTCACCAACCTCGCCACCACCCCCGGAGCTGATGGATGTGAGCCTGGTGGGCGGCCCTCCGGACTGCTCCCAGCCTCACCCAGCGCCTGCCCCCCAGCACCCGGCTGCCTCAGCCCTCCGGACTCGGATGACAGGAGGTcgtccacccctcccaccccctgatGACCCTGCCTCTCTGGGGCCTCACTTGGGCCTCTGTGGTATACCCCAGAGCACGGCAGCCAGCTCAtga